The sequence TCTCTTTTCGTGTCGGTTCTACAACAGCCGGAGTAGTCGTTGGAGCTGGTGTTGGCGTAACTGGCTCGGTAACTGGAGGGGCTACAGGTTGCGTACTAGCGGGTGTGGGTTCGGGCTTCGATTTAGCCGTTTCTCTTTCCTGCTGTTGGCGCTCTTTCTCAGCTTTCCTAGCTTGTTTCTGCCGTTCTTTTTCAGCCTGTTTAGCTTCGTATTCACGCTGCTTTTGCGCCCACTCGGCCCGAATCTGACGTTCGCGCTGGACTTCGCGATCTATTTTTTCTTTCTGCCGCTGTTCAGCCGGGGTTAATGTTCGGGAGGCTGGAGCCGTTGTTTTCGCTGGCGTAGTGGGTTGCTGGGCAAAAGCCAATGTTCCTACCTGAACACTCAATAGGAAGGCTAGTAGCACTTTCTTCATAGAATCGGAACAAGTTAATACCGGCGCGGTCAGTAAAGAACCGCGCCGGGTAAAGCAGGATTATGATTAGTGCTTAAGTTCTGCGTAATTTTTATAGAAATATGGAATGGTTTCTATTCCCTTATAAAAATTGAATAAGCCATAGCTTTCATTCGGGGAATGAAGTGCGTCGCTATCCAAGCCGAAACCCATCAGAATAGACTTAACGCCGAGTTCCTGTTCAAATAATGCAACAATGGGGATACTGCCCCCACCCCGTGTTGGAATTGGTTTCTTGCCCCATGCGTCTTCAAAAGCCTTACTGGCCGCTTCAAATTCAATTGAATCGACGGGCGTTACATAAGGCAAACCACCGTGATGAGGAGTTACTTTGACCGATACGCTGGCAGGTGCAATCGCAGTGAAGTGCTTTGTGAATATTTCCGTGATCTCATCCGGTGTCTGATTAGGCACCAGCCTCATACTGATCTTCGCTGATGCTTTCGACGGCAATACCGTCTTAGCACCTTCACCCGTGTATCCTCCCCAAATCCCGTTCACATCGAGCGTTGGTCGAATCGACGTGCGTTCGTTGGTCGAATAGCCAGTCTCTCCTGCCACATCATTTATACCCAGATCCTGTTTATACTCATCTAAATTGAAGGGAGCTTTGGCTAGCTCCGTGCGTTCGGACTCACTCAGATCCACGACTTTATCATAAAAACCGGGAATTGTGATACGGCCGTTTTCGTCATGGAGCGACGCAATCATTTCACACAGAACATTTACCGGGTTGGCCACACCACCGCCATAAACACCCGAGTGCAAATCGCGATTGGGGCCAGTTACTTCAACCTCTACGTAAGAAAGGCCACGAAGTCCCATTTCAAGCGAGGGTGTCTCATTTGAAATAATGCTGGTATCCGAAATTAGGATAACATCTGCTTTGAGCATGTCGCGATGCTCGGCCACAAACGTACCAAGGTGATCTGAACCAACTTCTTCTTCCCCTTCAATCATCAC comes from Spirosoma aureum and encodes:
- a CDS encoding dipeptidase, giving the protein MTTYLDANKQRFLDELLELLRIPSVSADSNFKGDVRRAAEFVREKLTAAGLDKASLYETPGHPVVYAEKIVDPDRPTVLVYGHYDVQPADPYELWLSPPFEPTIRNERIYARGACDDKGQFYMHVKAIEAMIATDGLPCNVKVMIEGEEEVGSDHLGTFVAEHRDMLKADVILISDTSIISNETPSLEMGLRGLSYVEVEVTGPNRDLHSGVYGGGVANPVNVLCEMIASLHDENGRITIPGFYDKVVDLSESERTELAKAPFNLDEYKQDLGINDVAGETGYSTNERTSIRPTLDVNGIWGGYTGEGAKTVLPSKASAKISMRLVPNQTPDEITEIFTKHFTAIAPASVSVKVTPHHGGLPYVTPVDSIEFEAASKAFEDAWGKKPIPTRGGGSIPIVALFEQELGVKSILMGFGLDSDALHSPNESYGLFNFYKGIETIPYFYKNYAELKH